A genomic window from Gossypium hirsutum isolate 1008001.06 chromosome D10, Gossypium_hirsutum_v2.1, whole genome shotgun sequence includes:
- the LOC107916100 gene encoding 14 kDa proline-rich protein DC2.15: MASKVKASTALFFSLNLFFFALVSSYNVDNNSNGSFYPTKSRNPVVIRPGYKFPNDGSTHNYYGTCNPLNLGVCLNLLGGLANLNLGNVPTQPCCSLIHGLADLEAAVCLCTAIRANVLDIKLNLPISLSLLLNNCGRRVATEYICAP, encoded by the coding sequence ATGGCTTCAAAAGTTAAGGCATCAACTGCTCTATTTTTCTCTCTTaaccttttcttttttgctttagtTAGCTCTTATAACGTCGATAATAATTCAAACGGTTCTTTTTATCCGACAAAATCTCGGAACCCTGTTGTAATCCGTCCTGGATACAAGTTTCCTAACGATGGTAGCACTCATAACTACTATGGTACTTGTAATCCATTGAATCTTGGTGTATGTCTTAATCTGTTGGGTGGTTTGGCGAATCTCAACCTCGGCAACGTACCAACCCAACCATGCTGTAGTTTGATCCATGGGTTAGCTGATCTTGAAGCTGCGGTTTGTCTTTGCACTGCCATTAGAGCTAATGTGTTAGACATCAAACTCAACCTTCCTATTTCATTGAGTCTCTTACTCAATAATTGTGGAAGAAGAGTCGCTACCGAATATATTTGCGCTCCATAA
- the LOC107915558 gene encoding pEARLI1-like lipid transfer protein 3 codes for MVLLTPTKSRNPVVIRPGYKFPNDGSAQSYYGTCNPLNLGVCVNLLGGLVNLDLGNVPTQPCCSLIHGLADLEAAVCLCTAVRANVLDIKLNLPISLSLLLNNCGRRVATEYICAP; via the coding sequence ATGGTTCTTCTTACCCCCACAAAATCTCGGAACCCTGTTGTTATCCGTCCCGGATACAAGTTTCCCAACGATGGTAGCGCTCAAAGTTATTATGGTACTTGTAATCCATTGAACCTTGGTGTGTGTGTTAATCTGTTGGGTGGTTTGGTGAATCTCGACCTCGGCAACGTACCAACCCAACCATGCTGCAGTTTGATCCATGGGTTGGCTGATCTTGAAGCTGCGGTTTGCCTTTGCACTGCTGTCCGAGCTAATGTCTTGGACATTAAACTCAACCTTCCTATTTCATTGAGTCTCTTACTCAATAATTGTGGAAGAAGGGTGGCTACTGAATACATTTGCGCTCCATAA